The region TCCAACAGACGTTTCATTGACAACAAAAATCACCATCAAATTACAACAACCTATAAAACCAGAAAACGTAGACAAATTATTTAAAGTAGAGATAGAAGATTATGTATTTGATGGATACGTGATTCTAAGAGATGTTCTAGATGATGAGGTCTTTCATTATTATGGTGATGATCTTGGATTAACATATACCCCATACCAATCTACATTTAAAGTTTGGTCGCCGGTTTCTTCACAAGCCAGTTTATTACTATTCGAAAAATATAACGATGAAAAGCCCTATAAAATTGTCCCAATGAAGAAAGAAGTAAATGGTGTATGGCAAGCAACTGTACCTGAAGATTTAAAAGGAAAATACTACATGTACGAATTTGTTTCTTATGGAGAAACGAGAAGAACAATAGACATATATTCAACAGCATTAGCGGTAAATTCAATAAAATCTGCAATAGTTGATTTAAAAGGCACCGATCCAGTTGGATGGGATAAAGATACAAGACCATCGTTTTCAAACCCGGAAGATGCAATAATCTACGAGATACATGTAAAAGATTTTACAATAGATGAAAGTTCAGGAATTCCAGAACAATACCGAGGGAAATATCTTGGTTTAACTGTAGAGGATTCTCAATCACCAACTGGTGTGAAAACTGGGCTTGCCCATCTAAAAGAATTAGGCGTTACACATGTACACATAATGCCATTTCAAGATGTTGGTTCGCTAGATGAAACCAAATTTGATGAACAATATGGCTGGGGCTATGACCCATACGTTTATAATGTACCTGAAGGTATTTATTCTACAAATCCCTATGACCCTGAAGTCAGAATAAATGAAGTGAAACAAATGGTTCAATCGCTTCATAAAAATGGAATTAGGGTAATAATGGACGTTGTATACAATCACACATATCAAGTAGGTAAAAGTTCTCCATTTGACCAAACTGTTCCATACTTTTACTACAGAACAGACGCAACAGGAAAATATACCAATGGATCAGGTTGTGGAAACGAAATAGCAACCGAAAGATTCATGGTAAGAAAGTATATAGTAGATAGTGTAAAATACTGGGTCAACGAATACCATGTTGATGGATACAGGTTCGATTTACTTGGATTATTTGATAAAGAAACGGTTAAAGCAATATCACAAGAATTACATGCAATACTACCAGAAATAGTATTATATGGAGAACCATGGACAGGTGGTGGACCAACACTATTTGGAAAAGGTGATCAAAAGGGTTTAGAAATAGCAGTTTTTAATGATGATATAAGAGATGCTATAAGAGGAAGCGTTTTTGATGAAAAAGTTAAAGGGTTCGGTTTGGGTGCAACCGGACAAAAAACTAAAATAGAACGAGGTATAGTTGGTTCAATAGAATACAACAGCAGAATAAAATCTTGGGCTCAAGATCCTCAAGAAACAATTAATTACGTTTCTAACCACGACAATCACACGCTTTGGGACAAAAATGCATTAGCTTTAGGGGTAAAACCATGGCAACAAAAAATCGATGAAAAAACTCTAGAGACATTGAAAAACTCACAAAAATTCTCAAATGCGATGGTTCTTACCATGCAAGGAGTCCCATTTTTACATGGTGGTGTAGATTTTGCTAGAACAAAACAAGGTAACCACAACCCATACAATGTCTTAGGACCCAATGTTATAGATTGGAATAGAAAAAGTGAATTCTATGACGTATTTGAATATTACCAAGGAATGATCAAGTTAAGAAAAGAACACCCCGCCTTTAGAATGACTGATGCAGCAGCTATTAAAAAACACCTAGAATTTATAGAATTATCAAGAGAATATACAAAGACAGTTGCATTTATACTAAAAGATAATGCAAACAAAGATAGTTGGAAAAATATAGCAGTAATTTACAACGGTGAGCCAGAAAAAGCCGTATCTATAGAGCTACCAAAAGGAAACTGGAATGTTGTTGTAGATAAAAATGCTGCGGGAACAGAAGTGTTAAGAGTAGTGAAGAATAAAGTTGAAGTAGAACCCCTTTCTATTTGT is a window of Defluviitoga tunisiensis DNA encoding:
- the pulA gene encoding type I pullulanase → MKKLWYVLMVLILMVLPCFGFSADNSQATKGFENVQVSEFISLSEGKTAQDFGAETVLIVHYHRPDGKYEPWNLWIWPSKPVSKEGNRYLFEAEDDFGKYAIITFDEKHTELGFIVRTDNWDKDISVDRFITIPESGVAEIWVLSGIENYYVDPSTVDLSPRVLAAIMDSFDEIHLELTVPFDTKDWQGKVNFYMIDGTIPTEIPVSDVYKTDPTDVSLTTKITIKLQQPIKPENVDKLFKVEIEDYVFDGYVILRDVLDDEVFHYYGDDLGLTYTPYQSTFKVWSPVSSQASLLLFEKYNDEKPYKIVPMKKEVNGVWQATVPEDLKGKYYMYEFVSYGETRRTIDIYSTALAVNSIKSAIVDLKGTDPVGWDKDTRPSFSNPEDAIIYEIHVKDFTIDESSGIPEQYRGKYLGLTVEDSQSPTGVKTGLAHLKELGVTHVHIMPFQDVGSLDETKFDEQYGWGYDPYVYNVPEGIYSTNPYDPEVRINEVKQMVQSLHKNGIRVIMDVVYNHTYQVGKSSPFDQTVPYFYYRTDATGKYTNGSGCGNEIATERFMVRKYIVDSVKYWVNEYHVDGYRFDLLGLFDKETVKAISQELHAILPEIVLYGEPWTGGGPTLFGKGDQKGLEIAVFNDDIRDAIRGSVFDEKVKGFGLGATGQKTKIERGIVGSIEYNSRIKSWAQDPQETINYVSNHDNHTLWDKNALALGVKPWQQKIDEKTLETLKNSQKFSNAMVLTMQGVPFLHGGVDFARTKQGNHNPYNVLGPNVIDWNRKSEFYDVFEYYQGMIKLRKEHPAFRMTDAAAIKKHLEFIELSREYTKTVAFILKDNANKDSWKNIAVIYNGEPEKAVSIELPKGNWNVVVDKNAAGTEVLRVVKNKVEVEPLSICVLYQ